atgtttctgttttagGTGTTTTGCAGCCATTGGGTCCAGACTTGGGTTCGGTGTGTTCTCCGTTTGTCCTGAGGTGAAAtgaggaacctgaagctgctgaagagTCTGTGCAGCTCGGAGCTGCAGGGTCCGGGCTCTCCGCAGCACCTGTGTGTGCGGGCCGACACCGGCTCGCTGCTGGTCGCCTCTCAGCTCTCCATCACAGAGTATGACCCCCGAACTGGACAGGTGAGCCTGATGATTAAATGCTGTTGACAGGGTTTTGTCCCCGCTCAAGCTAGTGAAAGTTAAATCTTGTATTTAATTGTCACTGCTCATCGAGGATAGTAATTTAGTAGTAATTTGTTGAGGGATTTATTTCTGCTGAAGATTTTACAAAGCATTTCAACTTGATTGTGATCTACAAGTGGAGGTGACAGTTAGTTCACTCGTTTTTAAccttcctctgttctcctctgcaGGTTGTCAGCGAAGCCTCATTGACAGCGAATGGTTTCCTTCCAGAGGACGGCAGTGGTGTGGTGGTCGGACTTCAGGACCTGGCTGAACTGGAGTCGGCATGTGTGGCCACAGTTGGCGGCGATGTCGTCCTCTTCAACCTCAACACGTGCCAGGTCCTCATATCTTCGTTAGTGCTGTTTGAGGGTTCAGAATTTAGCTTTGAGGATGTTGTGGGATAAAGGACAGAGAAATTAAATCATGTTAATGGAGGTTTTCTCAAAATGTCTGTGACCATGTTCTACAGTTGGAGTGTGTTGGCAGTGTGGACAGCGGTCTGACCTCGATGAGCTGGAGTCCTGATGAAGAGCTCGTCATTCTCACAACTGGTCAGAACTGTATAcatataacaaaaacattttattaatagAATTGTTAACATCACACCAAAATGTTCTCGTCTCATTTCAACAGTGGGCTAAAGGCCTTTATCTACTTCTTCTGCTTTAAAAGACAATATGTGGCATtagtaaatgtaataaatgaaattacactaatgatttgtatttaaagGTCAGGAAACAATCATCATGATGACCAAAGATTTTGAGCCGATCACTGAGGTTGGAATCCACCAGGATGACTTTGGTGAAGGTACGGTGGCTCCAAGTCAACTCTGCTCAGATTAGTGAGTCCGACCCAAGGGTCAAGACCCACATATTTGTAATATGACCGAATGATGTTTATATAAAGCTTTTGTtcctctgtatgtttgtgttctgCAGGAAAGTTCATCACAGTGGGATGGGGGAAGAAGGAGACGCAGTTCCACGGCTCAGAGGGGAAACAGGCAGCACAGAGGAAGATCCAGGTCAGTTTTCGACTACGGtttcagagtaaaaacaaaaaactaaatagaaaTATTTGGAATGATATAAACTTGCCACACAGGAGGTGCAGCCAGCAGCTGGGTGGGACGACCGCAGGCCACATGTGACATGGCGAGGTGACGGTCAACTGTTTGCCGTCAGTGCCGTCTGTCCTCAGACCGGAGCCAGGAAGGTGCGGGTGTGGAACAGAGAGGGTGTCCTGCAAGCCACCAGTGAACCCATCAACGGCCTGGAACAGGCACTCTGCTGGAAGTAAGAGGGCACCAAGAACCTGGTGTCTTTCCTAAATAattgataataaatataaaaaaatatagctGTTTAGATAATGACTGATTCATACATTTACAATCGCCTGCTTTGGGTTTCAGACCCTCCGGCAGCCTGATAGCGAGCACTCAACGTCATCCCAACAAACACAGCGTGGTGTTCATGGAGAAGAACGGACTCCTGCACGGAGAATTCACACTGCCCTTCAGCAAGGACCAGGCCAAGGTACGTTCTTACTCTGACCTAGAATAAAACTCAGGAGGATCAGTGTGGAAGTATCTGGCGGACAGTGATTATTAgactgatgagtgtgtgtcgTAGGTGAAGGATCTGCTGTGGAACAGTGACTCCACAGTCTTAGCTGTCTGGCTGGAGGACATGACGCCTGGAGAGGATGGACAGGTCAACACTCACAGTAAGTTCTGCCAAAGCTGACTTTTAAATACGACCGTACAATGTTTTGATACTACCACTAGGAGTCGCTAAAGTACATAGTCTGAAATCTTAACAGATTCAAAGGTTTTGATGAATTTCAAAATCCCATATTTCTCAATTGAGATTAAACTAAACTCAATGCATACTGCATACTTGGTGATTATtagctgaaaacaaataaataacatttttgaatgaatgaaaaattcACTTTGTGGGAAATTCTTGTTAAACTCGTTGATGCTCCCTCCTCAGTCCAGCTGTGGACGGTAGGAAACTACCACTGGTACCTGAAGCAGAGTTTGAACTTCAGCAGAGACCCACAGAAGGCTCCGGTCTCTGTCTGTTGGGACCCTGAGCGCCCACTGAAGCTCCATCTGGTGCGAAGAGACTGGACCACCATCACTTACGACTGGGGCTGGACAACTGAGCGGAGTCCCGGTCTGGACGCCACTGACAACGCCAACGTGGCTGTGATTGATGGAGGTGAGGACCAATGAGAGGAGCATGTCGAGCTGTGGCAGGATTCAGCGTGATGTTAATATTCGTCTAATGCCCCTCAGATAAAATCCTGATGACAACCTTCAGGCAGGGTATCGTCCCTCCGCCCATGTGCTCATTCGAGCTACAGCTGAAGTCACCGGCCAACCAGGTGACTTTCCTCTGCCGACCTCAGAGGACCAATCAGCTGGCAGTGTTCACCGCTGATGGAGAAATCTCAGTCTACGGCCAAGGTGGGTTATGTGCCGTGCTTCAGAATCTCTtagctgtttcttcttcttcttgtgttaAATGATCTCTcagctgtttcttcttcttttgttttaatgtgttaaacAGTCCGTCTTTATGCTCTGGTTCATATTGTTGTTAACtgtgtgttctttttatttacCTGCTTATTTTCTTGTTAATCCAGATTCAGGAGAACAGACTGACAAAACAGCTGATGGCTTCCGGGTTGTGTCTCGCCCCCTGGTCCTCCAGAAAACCTTCAGGTAACACAACGACCTACAACACTGTACATGATACTGTCTCTTCCTGGTAGACACCTGACTGTGTGTGGCTCTTCCTCTTCGTCCTGCAGTGTACCACTTCTACATGATGACCCTCTCGCCCTGCGCCAGTTGCTGTGGCTGGAGGAcgagctgtttgtgtgtgtcagctccGGTCTGCTGCCGACTTCCTCCACTCTGCAGATGCTCCGACCTGCTCAGGATGATCTCGACACGCTCGCTGTCAGGTCCGCAAACTGAACAAGCTCCTGTGGCCACTGTCTTTGTCCTGCAAAGAGACttataacaaaaaaaatgtcattcCTCAGGTGTGAGATTGAGGTGGATGGTGTTGTGGTCAGTATGGTTCACTGTTCTCAGACTGGCACTGTGGCCTTACAGCTGGAGGACGGACAGATCAGGAAAGTTCTCTGGGGTCAGTAACCAACACTTAACCTCTTCATTTCTAATGCTAAGAcatgtttcattgtgtttccatATCGAGTGTAATTTGTAATTTCTGTTTAGATTGTCCTGAGCCTTTGGTGGACATTTGGCGTGACTCCAGTGGATGTAACATTAACTTCCCTGTTCCCTGCGTTCAGACGGCGCTCTGCAGCATCAGTGGGGAGGTAGAAACACACTGACTTGTAATTCCATTATTAATCATAAGTGGAAGAGTTCTTGTGTACAGCCCAGATCAAACatgtttctacatttattcAGGAATATCTGCTCGGCCTGACGGACAGATCCCACCTGTACGCTGGAGACACAGAGGTATGATGTCGGTGTTGATTTACTCAGTATGTTCAATGAGGGACAGAAggaaaatatatgttttcatttttgtctgtttcttccTCAGCTGGCCTCcaacgtttcctccttcgccGTATGCAACAacttcctcctcatcactaCACACTCCCACACCTGCCGCTGCCTCCAACTGAGCACACTCACTGTCAAAGGTAAAGTGGAGTCAAACACATGCAGTACACACGTccagtgtttttaatgaatgtagATTCATGGTCAAAGAGCCGAGAGCAGCAGGTTCAAATGACCTTTGCTCCGACAGGGCTGCAGGCGGCCTTGACCTCAGACGGAGGTCAGAATGACGAGACGCTGCGTCGGGTGGAGAGAGGATCCAGGATCGTCACTGTGGTGCCTCAAGACACCAAAGTGATTCTACAGGTCAGTTCAGCACATACTGACATGTTGCTACCTTCACTGTTTCTACTGTAACAACTGTGGCAACACATGGTGAGTGTTCACACAAATTACAAATCTAGAGGATTCATTTCGGTTTGTATCCAGATGCCTCGTGGAAACCTGGAGACCGTGCATCATAGAGCGCTGGTGTTGGCTCAGCTCCGGAAGTGGTTGGACAGGTGGGTTTGATATTCCCCCatcatataatatttttttgaataaactaTTAAATGAAGCTTATTTCACCTGAACTCAGCTTTCGATCCAAAACATAATCTATTTTTAATTTAGGAAATGTTTTAGGAAATGTTCTGCATCTTATCCAGATTAACAGAACGAGACTTTGACGAAACTGTATGTAGAGTGTTAATCTGAGTCCCACgtgatcttttttgttttgttttctcagtcTGATGTTCAGAGAAGCTTTTGAGAGTATGAAGAAGCTGAGGATCAACCTGAACCTCATTCATGACCACAACCCAAAGGTTTGTACTGAGTACTAACATTTAGTTTTCAAACAACAGATTTTCTAAATTTCCTCCAGTGcaggcaataaaaaaaaacatcacatggtCGTTATAGAGGgaacacattaataaaacatgtttattttcctgctgcaggTTTTCCTGGAGAACATGGAAACCTTCATCACGCAACTGAACTCCATCAACCACATCAACCTCTTCCTCACTGAGCTCAAGTAAGTTGCACCTAAAGAAGTTGGacatcacattaaaaaatgtaatcttcTATTACAtgcattcttttttcttttgttttcagagaGGAGGACACGACCAGCACCATGTACCCTCGTCCTGAGAGCAACTCAGTTCAGTCCCAGCATGCCCCTGGGCAGAGGAAGGTGGATGTGGTTTGTGATGCTTTACGGAGCACCATGGAATCAATGGATCCAAACAAGTCAGTGATATTTCAATTACATCTTTTGACATAAGAACTGAATATAGTTTTAGGATTCATTCACTTAAATTCACTGACTAGATGCATACAGATCATTTTGTCCAGATTTCATGATGAACAtctcttgtttttgtgtagtTCTGCCAAAACTAGTGGGACATTAAATGATTGCGTTTTCTCTGTCCAGGTTCTGTCTGTCAATACTGACGGCTCATGTGAAGAAGACGGTTCCAGAGCTGGAAATAGCGCTGCAGAAAGTCCACGAGCTTCgaggtgagcacacacacagacacactgaggacCTGAaggatgtttcattttattctcaGTTATTACATCTTTATGTGCTCTGTGTGGATTCGCCCAGAaaatcctcctgcagctccgAGCGCCGTTAGTGCTGAAGAAGCGTTGAAgtacctcctcttcctcgtcaaTGTCAACGACCTTTATGAACACTCTCTGGGAACGTATGACTTCGACCTTGTGCTCATGGTGGCGGAGAAATCCCAAAAGGTACGACacaggacaggaggaggagacattttctataggTTCTCTGCAGcacatataaaaacagaaatcctATGTTCCAAGATATCAGACATTTATGGAATTAATGGGAGATAGTAAAAGTTTTTTGTAGTACAGAGGCTAAAAATCATatacttttctttttgcaggTAGCCAAAGACATAAAATCACCAGCATGATCCTTACATTGTTTTTACACTCTAATATCAATGTTCATTGATGTCTGTCTGCAACACCTGCAGGACCCCAAAGAGTACCTTCCCTTCTTAAACATGCTGAAGAGCCTGGAGCCGAACTACCAACGCTTCACCATTGACAAACACCTGAAACGCTACAGCAAGGCCCTGCTTCACCTCAGCAAGTGTGGTCAGTCTTCTTGTATCTGTCAGCTCCTCTTGCTGctgtctctgttctctctgaaACCCACCTGTTTAGTAGAGGAATTTATTCTTCTACGTGTCTGAAAAGTCTCCAGTATTAAAGCCGTGCCAGTGTTTTGCAATTTTAGTTTTCAAAGATCCAAGCAGAGCTTAAcctttctgtgttttgtgttcagGACAGGAACATTTCCCTGAAGCTCTGCAGCTGGTTAAAGAGCAAAAACTCTACAGTGAAGCTCTGAGACTGTTCACAGCAAACAGTGCTCAGTACAAGGTGATGAGTTTATAACCAACACACCACAGAGAGCGGCTACTGTGTTAAAAACATCATCTGCAGGATTTCCACCTCCTTATGTTTTGACCCTTGACCTCCAGGCTCTGAGCTGTGCCTATGCCGAGCACCTtgcggagcagcagcaggcggagcAGGCCGGCCTGTTGCTATGGCGATGCGGAGAGTCAGTCAGCGCCTTGCAGGCGTTCGCCAGCAGCACCAGTTGGAGAAACGCGATCTGTGTGGCGCAGCAGATCCCGCTACCGCCTGACCAGCTCGCTCTGCTGGCCAGGGACCTGGcaggtaaccatggcaacagacgGGCCGCTGGTGAGACATGGTGTGGTTCCATCTGGGCGTCCTCGTCCTAACTGCTTCTGCTTCTTTGTGTTGTAGAGAAGCTGACTGAACAACGGCGGTTCTCAGAAGCTGCTCTGCTGTTGGACCAGTACGCCAAAGTAAGAACCTCTGCTGACAAAATGGCTGCTAATAAAACCACTTCATGCTGAAGCAAAATCAAatgcataaatataaaaaatttgTTTCAGGACTGTGAGGAAGCCATCCTGGCTCTGATCACAGGTGCAGTCTGGGAAGAGGCGCATCGATTGGTCAGTGAGCAAAATtaccttttcacttttttttaatttgcaatttgtcatcatcttcatataaaaaagttaaatgtgtaGATTCTTATCctgaagtctgtgtgtgttctttgcATGTATGAAGGTTTATTTCTTTGTCTGGTTCAGATTTACATGCACAGCCGGCAGGACATCACAGAAACCAACCTGAAACCGGCTCTACTGGAGGGTAAGACCACTTCAAACTAAAAGAAATGGTTTTATTGAGTTCAGATAAAAGGCCACACAGAGAAATATTGTCTtgtgatgttttgttgtttggtttgatgTTCGTCTTCCATCAGCTGTCGGCACTCAGACCGTCTTCCTGGAGACTCAGCTGGTGACGTTCATGCGACACAGGACCCGACTGGCTGTGGTAcgagaacagaaagaaaaggccAGACTGGACATGCTGGGTGAGAATAAGACAGAGGTCATAAAATATAGAGTGTggtgaacatgtctgatttgAACATCGGTCTCTTAAAGTCAAACTCAACCAATCTCAATACGTCGTATTTTATCCACAATATGGCTGAATACACTTATACATTTAACCATAGCGAGTATTTAAAGCCACACTTCCAGTAACCCTCTGTCTTCTCCATCAGATGAGGAAGGTCCAGACTGTCCTGATGCTGAGCTTTACTCTGAAGCCAGCAGTGTAATGACCGGCTCCAAATACTCCCAGAGCAACTCCCGCATTTCCTCGTGAGACAAAACCTCATTTGATTCTTACATGTTAAACACCTCGTCCTTGTGATGAATGATAGGTTCTATTTCTGGTTGTATGTCAATGCTCCGTCTGCAGGAGGTCGTCAAAGAACCGACGGAAAGCCGAGCGCAAGAAACTCAGTCTAAAGGAAGGAAGCCCCCTGGAGGACAGAGCGCTGATGTACGCCCTGGGTGAGATCATCACCACCGTGGACAAGATGAGAGGTaagaagatgagagagagggaaaaacactctgtatctgtattttctttatatttttttaatgaataatgtTGATTTGCAGAGGAAGTGCACAGCCTGCTGAAAGCCCTGGTGCTGTTCCAGTatgacagacaggcagagaagctgcagctgagctACGAGGAGGCTCTGCACACGATGGAGGCAGCGATACCGGAGGTGTGGCCTGAAGGCCTCCAAAACAACCACGCTCCGGTACAACACCAGAATTTACCATTACTGTATCAGTAAAAGACCTTTTTCACACTTGATTTATGGAATATTCAATTTGTCTTTATGTCTTCATTGTAATTAGCTTAAGATGTGTAGGTATATTTTGACAAGCACATACATTTGTGAAGAGACTTGAAGGATAAATGTTAAGATTAAAGATAAGgattaaataaattgtttttcatGAGGAATTCAGCTCTATGAACTCAGTTAAAAAGGAAATATTGATATCCCAGAAAGTTAATTCCTAAAGAGTTTAGATTTCACAttgttcttttttcatttaactctCATTTCTTCAGCTCACTGGACCAAACTCGACTGCAAACAGCATCATGGCCtctttccagcagcagcagcagcagagacctgCAGCTTCACAACAAGGTCAGCAGCTTCTGTTGTTTCTTCTGTTGAGTGTCTTCTTAGTTTTACTCTTTTTGTCACATAAACGTTCTCAGTGCAGTTTGccatttcttttcaaatatcTGTATCGGTATCATGTGATTTTTCCAGTATTATAAAACGCTGCTTCTCAAAATGTCTTTACAGAAGCTGAGATGCTGCCTCCACCGAGGATGAGAAACGGTGTCAAGTGGAAGCTCACTATTCTTAATTAACTTAACTTTTATTTCTGATGTTTTTaagtgaaaagtaaaatgttaATTATGTAATAAAGATTCAGTTCATGTCTCCTCTCATCAAGTGTGTTCTTTCTCTGGAattaagaaacaaacagatcTGTTTATTTGAAGTCCCACTCCAGCAGCTTATTACACCCAATAAAACTTTCCCTCGTGACACTGACTTGTTCattcaaattatatattttaccaTTTTTATCAACATGATTTTAAACTAAGTATAACCCTTTCACCTGAAAATCACAATAAcatacattcatttaaaatgtcaatgacAGTCTTACTAGATTTGTGgacatgatgcttttattttgcaaGAATTCTGCAATGACATCCTGTAATTCCAACAATTTGACAGCAATTTAAAAGTTGAGCTATCTAATTAGCTCATTGATAACGACTCCAGATCACAGACACCACCTCCACACAGAAACCTTCAAGCAGTGTCCGAACCATTTggtaaaaactaaactgaaccTCGATGAGCATGAATCTGGAGAAACGTTTCACCCCTTGTCCTTCACGATGAACTGTTCCCacagttgtgctgctgctccacagcaGAAAATGTAGTTTTCCATACATCTGGTGTTTTCTTCTACAGGTGTTGagtttaaataacaaaatctaaaaaagcAAAATGGTGACATGACTCCAGTGGAGTCTTGATTGTCTCTGAGCTCAAAGTGAACTGAACAAGTCCTGCTTTGTTCTCATGttatcctcatcatcatcatcacacctTCTTCGCCCGTTTGGCTGCAGCAGCACGCCTCTGGTTGATCGCCTTGGTGGTGACCCGGAGTTTACGCAGACGCAGCTGACGTAGCTTGAGCTGCAGGTCCTTGGAGAGTTTCCCCCCCTTCCCTATGATCTGCTTCAGCCTCTGCTCGGGGATCTTGGTGAGGCGGAAGTCGCAGATGGTGGGGTAGTGGTCGTACATGACCTGGCAGGTCCTGGAGGAGGGGAGGTATCCCTCTGCGCTCACCGTCACTTTGTACTCGCCGGGATTCAGCAGCCGCCAGTAGTCACCATCAGTAACTGTAAACCAAAGTGTGATGTGGGTAAATGCATTAAATCAAAATACTATGTTACtagtttttaataaagtttaagAAAGATGATGAGAATATTAAAATATCCTCCTTGATTAAAAATCTGAGGTGAGATTTAAAACTGTACCTGATCTTATATGATGATTGATGTCATCAACTTTTATTACAGCATCTGCTATTCCagcctctgtgtctttgtcccGGATCACACCTTTAATTCCACGGTGAACCTGGAAAAATAGATAAATCATGAATAAATATGATATCAAACAACAACTAAGAGAAAGGAGGATGCTGACCTGCTCCATGTAAACCAGCAGAGACTCTCTGTTGTTCTCCCACTCGATGGGAAGCTCGCTGGCGTGAGGAAACTTATCACAGGACAACTCCACCGTCACCTCGAAGCAGTTGGTGTGGAGGTAACTGAAATCATTCATACCTGCAGGACCGGAGAACACACAAGCAGCTTTGTTGTCGACGTGTTCAATTCAGTACAAAACATTAAAGCAATTGGTTCAAAAATGGGAATCTTATTGAGTCATTCACACAAAAATAACTTAATTGGCTGCAGATgaaatcaaagacaaaacaaaaaggacTATTCtcattttgcatttgtttatcATCTCATTCTGTTCTTAGCTCATCAGATTTAATCATCAAGAATTTACCCtcatctatttttcatgtttcctttCTCTGGTTTTCTTAAACTTTCCTGTTTCCCTGAGGTCATATGTTTACCCCCCCTCTTGATTCAAACTAATTCTGAAGACTCGGTGCAGAGGGGGGTTACATTTCTATGCatataaagaaagaaaccatGGTGTTCCTGGTGAGCTCGATGCAtttcaaagacaaagagagattaaaacaaaaagccaCCCGCACATTGTGACACACAGACCTTCATCAGGGCAACTAACCAGAAGAGAAGAACGAACCACACTTATAAAGGCCTGGGAGAACTCAGGAAGTGAAGACAGAGCAGGTGACTCAAATTAGAGGGAACGACCATAATTAGTCTGATGGATTCATGTGTTTGCAGATAAATAAGTTGAAACAAGCAGGTTCATCATCAAAACGTGACGAGAGGGTTTTTAATCAAAAGCTACCATTAAGAGCTGATTGTAAAATGATGTTTATTGGTTTGTGATGAACTCTGCTCCGCAGCTtgacacaacatgaacacagatTCGAAACAGCCTCGAAAAACTCAAACATCAAACCCACAGTAACTGTAACTGACCTCTCTGAcctcacagagagaaaagagagcatCAGAGTCAACAAACAATATGGGAAACTATTGAGTGAACTCAGCCTCTTTTCCCAATCAAATATTCTGACACATAAACTATGAAGAGCATGAATCCCTTGAATTAACAAAATAGTAATTTAGGATTAAGTTAGGATCAACAGTGTCAGTTTGCTCCTTTACTCATAGAAAGAACAGGATTTTTGCGGAACAGTCTGGACAaggataataatataataaagtaaatgatataatatatgaatTTCAGAAAAATAACTCTAGATTAAACTAATTtaaggaaacacacactttcttacTTCCTGGTACGTTGTGCCAGTCGGCTCcattgatgatgttgttgtatCTGAGGAAGTCCTTGTTGTGGCAGTGCCTCCGGTCCGGATTGGACATCACCTGCAGTAACACAAGACGCACAGAACAACGTGGTAACTACACAATGACGACACCCCAACCCGTCATTCATGgcggcagcaggaggaggactgTTGAACCTGATTGGTGCTGGCGTACACCGTGGCCAACCAGCGGAAGAAGCTCTCATCAGGGGTCGGCGTGTGCTCACGAGGGGCCCAGTCCCGGGTCATGTCGTATGGGTAGGTGACCACCAGCTCTCCCCCGTGGAGGTTGGCACTGAGAACAAACGGGATGTTCTGCATCCAGTCGATCACGGCTCGGGTTTCGGACGCCACCTGATTTCATTGATggaaaaataactttattttactgAGGTTTTATATCAAAACAACTGGGTCTCctgtcaaaatggctgctgtgggAAAAGATGTATTAATCCTCTAAAATGATActaatctgtatttttattcattatcttattatattattttgtttttctgtagttaatgttgttttatagtaatttaattcaattaaaaacctCAGGTGGAACCAATATTTGTAGATGTTAATGTGATAATAAAAAGTTCAAAATGATCCTTAAAGTTTAAGATTTTCTCTgtagaaatattaaaatcataATTATTTGAATGTTATACAGTACACTGGCTTAAATGTGACATGAAgcagaattaaaacatttatcagtTTAACTGTGAGGCTCTGGTGTAATTATCAAATGCTCAACTGCAGTAATTAAAAACTCATTTCTCAGCAGTAATGATAACATTAACAATTAAAGACTAATTTCTTGACCAACCATGTTTTCTCCACTATGACAAACCAAGAGTAACAATTCAAATAGATGAATTGCCTCACATAAATATGCCTGTGACCCAGAATACACTTCATGAAATAGAAGaatgtttcttattttacattatcattTTACTTAATTTCCAAATGTCACGTGTGTGCACGTACGAAAGCCTCCTCGGAGGTGTACATCTCAGGGATGGGGAAGTAGTGGTTGATGAGTTTGGAGCGGTCCGTCTCCAGCTCGATGGCGTTCCACATCTGTGAGTTCAGGTCTGCAAAGTTATGGTTCATGTCTATACCTTCGTAGCTGTAACGTCCCTCGGACCAACCTGCCATCTCCGAGCCCTGAGGATGACGAGGATGAAGAAGGGTGGAGAGGTTCAGAATATCTGAGTTCATACATCAGGCGTCTGATCATTTTATTCACCCAGAGTCTCGGGCACCTTTTTAAAGGCCACCTCGTAGCCATCAGGGTTCATGGAGGGCAGGAGGTGGATGCGAGTCTCTTTGACGAGGCGGACGATGCGCTGGTCGCCACGTTTGTATTCTTCGCACATGAACTGCATCAGATTGAGAAGAAGCTCTCGGCCGAGCACCTCGTTCCCATGCATCCCTGCAACGTATCGGAACTCTGGTTCACCTGCAGGGGGCggcaacacaaagaaacaggTTCAAATctacacttttatttttggtgTTTCTTATGTTCAGAGTCCAGAAACGTCCAGATGAGTT
This window of the Paralichthys olivaceus isolate ysfri-2021 chromosome 9, ASM2471397v2, whole genome shotgun sequence genome carries:
- the elp1 gene encoding elongator complex protein 1, yielding MRNLKLLKSLCSSELQGPGSPQHLCVRADTGSLLVASQLSITEYDPRTGQVVSEASLTANGFLPEDGSGVVVGLQDLAELESACVATVGGDVVLFNLNTCQLECVGSVDSGLTSMSWSPDEELVILTTGQETIIMMTKDFEPITEVGIHQDDFGEGKFITVGWGKKETQFHGSEGKQAAQRKIQEVQPAAGWDDRRPHVTWRGDGQLFAVSAVCPQTGARKVRVWNREGVLQATSEPINGLEQALCWKPSGSLIASTQRHPNKHSVVFMEKNGLLHGEFTLPFSKDQAKVKDLLWNSDSTVLAVWLEDMTPGEDGQVNTHIQLWTVGNYHWYLKQSLNFSRDPQKAPVSVCWDPERPLKLHLVRRDWTTITYDWGWTTERSPGLDATDNANVAVIDGDKILMTTFRQGIVPPPMCSFELQLKSPANQVTFLCRPQRTNQLAVFTADGEISVYGQDSGEQTDKTADGFRVVSRPLVLQKTFSVPLLHDDPLALRQLLWLEDELFVCVSSGLLPTSSTLQMLRPAQDDLDTLAVRCEIEVDGVVVSMVHCSQTGTVALQLEDGQIRKVLWDCPEPLVDIWRDSSGCNINFPVPCVQTALCSISGEEYLLGLTDRSHLYAGDTELASNVSSFAVCNNFLLITTHSHTCRCLQLSTLTVKGLQAALTSDGGQNDETLRRVERGSRIVTVVPQDTKVILQMPRGNLETVHHRALVLAQLRKWLDSLMFREAFESMKKLRINLNLIHDHNPKVFLENMETFITQLNSINHINLFLTELKEEDTTSTMYPRPESNSVQSQHAPGQRKVDVVCDALRSTMESMDPNKFCLSILTAHVKKTVPELEIALQKVHELRENPPAAPSAVSAEEALKYLLFLVNVNDLYEHSLGTYDFDLVLMVAEKSQKDPKEYLPFLNMLKSLEPNYQRFTIDKHLKRYSKALLHLSKCGQEHFPEALQLVKEQKLYSEALRLFTANSAQYKALSCAYAEHLAEQQQAEQAGLLLWRCGESVSALQAFASSTSWRNAICVAQQIPLPPDQLALLARDLAEKLTEQRRFSEAALLLDQYAKDCEEAILALITGAVWEEAHRLIYMHSRQDITETNLKPALLEAVGTQTVFLETQLVTFMRHRTRLAVVREQKEKARLDMLDEEGPDCPDAELYSEASSVMTGSKYSQSNSRISSRSSKNRRKAERKKLSLKEGSPLEDRALMYALGEIITTVDKMREEVHSLLKALVLFQYDRQAEKLQLSYEEALHTMEAAIPEVWPEGLQNNHAPLTGPNSTANSIMASFQQQQQQRPAASQQEAEMLPPPRMRNGVKWKLTILN